The Coccidioides posadasii str. Silveira chromosome 2, complete sequence genomic interval CTGGGGTCAGAGGCCCAAGGGGTTACTGGGCAGGGAAAAATGGCCATAGGACCCTAAACATTACCGATGAGTTGGATATGATAATGGGGCTGCAACTTGCGATGTTCTCCTGTTCAAGACCCTATCTCCTGTTTTCCAATCTCGTCAGGGCTCAACCACCATTCCTCAAGTCTATTTGATCATTTCATTTTCAGGCCTGCAACTTAGAACATGCACCATCCCAATGAAAATGAGCATGGCACAGATCTCGCACCAGATGGATCAACATCCGGGTTAGCGGACATGGAGAGTGTTACCACTTGCGCCGGGAGACACACAAATATGAACAACCACGATACAAGGCGGCACGAGCTTGACGATATATATCGCAATATCTTGCAATCGGATTTCCGGCAAATTTTGCAAGAACCTCGTCCCAGGCTGGAAACTCTCCTGAAATCAGGGCTATCTCAGGATGGCCAGGCCGAAGAGAGGATATGCTCGTCTCGCATCAATGCTGGGGGGATGGAATTCTCGTTTGCAGCCAGATTAGGAGATAGTGATGCAGGATCATTCCCGGGTATGTCAATACACCAACGGGTGTAATTATTGTTTGCTGAACACCATTATCCAGTCACCCCGAGGAGACAGACGCCGTCCAAGGCATCAACTAAACCCAGCCCGAGTTCCCCTTTTGATTTCTCGGCCATGCAAACAGAAATCTCCGACATGGCCGTAAATTTGAAAGCAGCGAAACCTGTCGGTGGTCAAAAAAGTCCTAACAAGAACGAGTCCATCGAGGACGCGGCCCATTTTCTGCAAAAGATGCCCTTTAACGAGTCAAGACTTGCCACAATATTACCCACTGCTGTTCGTGCTAGGATCCTGGAGAGTTCAGAGTTTTGCATCTCGCTCACGAAACAGGGAAGACGATGTAAAAACAAGCACAAAGATCTAAGCAACGAGGCGACAGATATTCTTAAAGGCCTTGCTAGTCTCAATGTCCAAAGCGATTGGAAGGATATTTATCCCAAGCTTGAGAGCATTGTCAAAATGTTGATGTGTTCGCAAACGCATGCAAAGACAGGAGTGAAGGAGCTGCTAGCACTAGATGGCCAAATGACCGAGTTGGAAAGGAAACGAGACAATGGGCTTGGGCCTATTAGGGATTGTCTCTTGGATCTCGTGGAACCCTGGTTCGAAAAGATTTGCAAGAACAGCGATACCGAGATCAACAAGCTGCGGGAAGACCAGGATCAACGGGCGAAAGCTGAGGCCGAAGACTTCAGCCAAGAAACACCTTCAAAGGCCATGGGCAAGAGCACTCTTGGTCTGCAGTATAATCTGGGAACCTTTTTACCTTATCAGCCCGAGGCTGTTAGATCACTTTCGATAAAAGAAGCTATCAGACAGGAGCTTGAAGCGCCCCTCTCATGCCGGGACTTGGATTCAAAACATATCTATATCTACTGGTCCACTGGCAACTTTGGTTTGGTTAAAATTGGTGTTAGCGATGATGTTTCCTCCAGATTACAAAAATGGGGCAAACAATGCCAGCATGAGGTCAAGGAGCTTTGGCGTGAAGATATCTTTGTTAAACACGCTTACAGGGTTGAGAAGCTAGTCCAAACAGAGTTGAAAGAGGTTCGATTAAAAGTCAAGTGTAAAGGTTGCGATCGGTCACATAGAGAGTGGTTCAAAACCAGCTCGGAACATGCTGGCAAGGTTATTCGAAAATATTCCAGTTGGGCGGCATCGATGCCGTACCAGTTTGACGAACAAAGCAACAAATGGGGATTAAATAACAATGTTGGAGACAATATGCTTGAAGACCTCTGCGAGCCGATACCGTTCCCGGAATTAAAATTTAAATCTCCAAGGAGGACTCGACGGAGTATTGCTAAAAGTGGCAAGTCTGCACTCTAAATACATGCTTTGAAAACCTTGAGAAAGGATTTTGCCTCcatattttatataaagaGTTATGGTTGTGTATATACTATCGGGTGCAATGCTCTATGAAGGTTACAGTTCTATGAAATGTTAATGACTCTCACAATCTTCATCCCTTAAACAATGATACCTGATCTTCTAGGCCTTCTGGAACCTGCCTATTTCCTACTATTTTCACTATCAAAGTCACACTTTTCTTGTTCACAAAAGTGGTTCTGGAGTTTTTCTATTTCCTATCTTCTCGCTGCCAGGGCAATGCTTGCTCACAGGAGGATAGGATAACATTGGTCTGTTTTGTTTGTTTATGCTCAAATTAACAAAAGCAACCTGGATTTTCTTTCGACCCCTTTAAAAGGTATGTGATACATGATACTCTTGATTCAGGCACTTTAGAAAAGCATAGAGTGCCTATGCGTGGGGATGCTAGTCATCCAATATAAAGTCGACATTGCTCTTCCTCTATTGATAATCACCCATACTATAAACCCTTTTCAGGTTGTCAAGAATCTGTCTGACTTTCAATGGAGTAGCACAGTAAAAATTGTCCCAATAGTCCAAAAAATGACTTTTCATGCAGTTACAATCCCAGGCACAGATGTGACCCGATCTCTGGTTCTTTGGCGCAAAGATCGCTTCCTTATAAGTTATGAGATTGGAAACAGGTATGCTTTCATTATCATTGCTATCTGTTCTCAATTCAATCTAGTTGTTATACCGCGATATCCCTATATAACAGCAGATGATGCCAGCAGCGGAAATTATTGGATTATGCGCAACTGCTTCACACAGCTAATGTATAATCCAGGAGGGCAGATAATAGCCCAATAAAAAAATAAGTGGCATATGACATAGCTACTGTAGTACCAATGAGCTATCTTGATAGTATCTTGTGGAGCATCCAGTTTGAGCCCGCGTACATAGATCCAAGTGGCCTGCACTGTTCAGGTGAAGCTGAGAGGACTTCGAGGTATTTCCCTGAAGATGGCCCGAACATCATTGTATAGTTAGCTCAAGATAGCCCCACAGATCCATCTGAATACAATCATTATCCATCGACGAAGATAGCATATGATAGAGAAAAGGGCACAtgagtatatatatatatatatctatgCCTGCTTCTTATTGATCTGCTGGTTTGTCACAAAGTGTGAGACCCGACGATGTTGATTGGCTTAGACGCCATCCTGGCGTTGTCGGATAAGATCTGGTTGGCTTGTTGGGATAAGAGCAAGGTTGCTGTGGCTTTTCACTTTGCTTGTTGATTAGGATAACTAACTCTCACGACCCTCCTTTGAAATTATGGAAATGTTAACTAAACCCCGTCGGCCCTACAGGACCTGCCCCTAAACCCTAATCAATCTCTAACCAATCCCTCCATCCCTTTAATCAGGCCTGAGCATATTTATCAGCGCCATCATCCATATGCAAATTACTATGACCTGGGAGCTGAGTGCTTGGGCTTTAACTCCTGTAAAAGATAAAGCGCATTATTCAATAATTTCAATTGGATTTGGCATATCAGCATTTTCCCCTGGGGACATGCGGCATTCGGACAATTGGGCGGGACCTGAACCGAGAGCAGCAGATTGGAATGCTATGGTACGATGTTAGCTTAACCCATCCTAATCCGAGATACCATGAATGTGTGTGCAGCTTCCCCGGGGCGCCACATATCCAAGGCCTTGGATGCTTCACCAACCATAACCGTTTGCTTCATCGTTTGACCTAGAGCCCGCATTGTCCTCGTCATCTTCCATAGTGGCCTGCGGCTCGTTTTCACTGAAAATTCTCCTGATTGAATCTTCCAGCAGCGAGCCTATCAAAGCCTTATTCTCACGGTCGtcctttttcatcttttcaatgAGATATGCCTCCTTCCTGTCAAGCTCTTCTCGTTTCTGACGGATGATGTCGAGCTCTTGGCAGACGGTATCTTCAAGGGCATTCTTGTTCATTTCCATGGCTTTGATCTTGCTATCGATCTCATTATGGAGTTCATCCAGCTGTAGGCTGCGGACGGAGTCCTGTAGGGTTTCGGTGTACTTCACGGCAGTCTCAACCAGTTGGCTAATCCCTCGCGCTGTCGTTGGAAGCCGATGGACAGCTGTGTGCCGGATTCGATGCGCTGAGCTGAGGATATCGCGCAAAGGGGGCCCGGTGATTTGAAGAGCGCTGGGCGAAAGATTGTTCGAGTGCGAATGCAAGATACTCGTCCACTTCGTGAGCTCAACGGCCTCTGCGCAATCCCACCCGTTGCTGTCGAGCACAGACGGGATCCATTTTTTGGCAAACTCAAAGCAGCAATCTTCGAGAGTGCTCTGGACGATAGTGAGAATGTTGTGTTGGGCTTTGTACGGAAAATACGACGGGTAGAGGGACGGCggataatcttcttcagcCGCCGGTTTCAATTCTTCGAAGGCAGGCAATGGCTTAACGGCAGGCGGAATCAATTCCCTGTCCTCGATACCACCAGCATTATCCTGTTTGTCTGCAGGCCCGCCCATAGACATGATTTCGTCGAGAGCCTCTGCCACCGACTGTGCCGCACACTTTTCTGTCACCGTACGCTGCGCATCGCGGTCTGGGAAGGAATGAAAAAGCTCTGGAAATTCCACCTTGGCCTTCAGGTCCGACTGAAAGACCCCGTTTTCGAGCAAGAGACGTAAAATCTCAACGACTTTTGCAATCCCGAAGTCTTTAACGAGGGGAATGGTGGCTTGCCGCTTCTCCACGATCTCTCGAACTTTCTTGGCTTTACGAACTTGAGCATTCTGTCCCGAAAATATGGCTCTGCAGGCTAGGTATACGCGCCTTCGATCGGTGGTAGAATATGCCATGTTGGACACGCTGATTCCTTAGACCCAGATGGTATACATACGACAAAGGAGGGTATGAATAAAACCCTTCGAATTGCGGGAGGAGGGCCGTCTGGctgaggaagaaaaaaaataaaaaatccaTACTCGCTAAACAACCAGTAGCACCTTTTATATACAGAGGGCGGCGCTACACGCATGTCCTCCATAGTTGGATCTGGGGTAGTCCGCACTCCGGTATGGTGTTCGACATCTGATTTCTATCTGGCCCGCCCGTTTTCCCAGACTATTCCGTGGCGCCAACGGAAACATGACATCTCAGCTCACGATCCTGCGGCTGCGGGCCGGACGGGCTTTGGCTATGATAACATAAGGAGCGCCTCAAAAGTCAGTAAGCGCCGAGGGTGGAGACGCCGAGAGGAAGGCGTCCGCGGAAGGGCTACAGAAATATTGTTAGCGAGAACTATTTCTCCAAGTAAAGCAGAGACATGCCGACAGTCTTGCCTGCGTTATTGAAGGTCTTTCGGGTGGTAGTAATAATAGATCTGGTTTTGCAACTTCGTTATCCGTTTTGCTATCTCATCTTGGGATCACAGCAGATCCGGAATGTATGTATGGATGGGGGAGCATTAACTATGCCAGTTCAACCGTTGCAGGTTGAACAATGCCCATTGCCGCGTCAGGCCAAGTACACTTGTCATATTGTTACTGGTAGACAGGCCGTACATAATTCCCAAAGTCACTCGTACCGTGACTACTGGTGCTGTACTGGTTTGGAACTTTGGGAAGCTATTCGATTGACGGAGTACAAGGTTCTTTGCTTGACATTTCCGCCACACAGCTGGAAAGGACTTCTGGAACTTACTCCCCCAGCGGCCTGGACACTGCGTGAATCGAAATTTCAAAACGTCAGGCAGCTGATCAGCATCTCATGGAACCCGAAGACTTATTTGAATCTTGTCATGGGGGGGCCGGGCGCTAAAGCACCCCAGAGTGCGTCGAGCGCAACCATGTTTAGCTCTTTTCTATGACGTGTCCTCCATGGGCGCCTAGATAATTTTCTCTCGATGATGCATGACAGACGTATTATACTTACACCTCCCGTCCACCTCATACAGATCGTCCCTATTACCCTCTAATGACCAATGATCCAgcatttattttattttattttattggCGCCAGGTAACCGTATTCTAAATAAACTGTCAGGCGATGGCCTCAGGTAATGCTTGATTTGTTGCTGCGACTGCGTCATGAgaagtgtactccgtagggtGATCTGTGTAAACGCTGGGCGCAAGCAGACATACCTATCTATCGATCAAATCTAGGGCTCATTTCGTCGTACGTCGCGTTGTCTTTTGCTGGGCCTAGAAGCGTATGAAAAGAGCCAAAACAACGCAGTATAGATGACTACGTGTGTgtgagagggagagagaaggggggaGAAATAAGGGACGTTGGTAGGGGGCAGAAACGATATTTCATTGTATGTAGCTCGCATATAATTTTACCATTTGTGCCAACATACTTGGACTATTAGATGTATATATAGTTCTGACACTTCGAAATTCCCCCCACACTTTTGAAATCAAAATAGCAAGGCAAATTTAGaaacaagaattaaaaaaaaaaaaaaaaggcaaaaaacAACCAATTCAGGTTTGCCAAAAAGGCACAATTTAAATCCCACCAATATTGCCATACACCTGATAATGCAAGGGTATATACTATATATTCATTTTGGCCACTCATGAACCCCCAAGTAAATCATATAAGAAAACCATAATAACGCCGAGgaactttttcttttcacgCCCATTTTCCCAATAAAGCCATCAACGCCGCACCTAGACACAACAGTCCGAAGGCGGCGAGGACAGTGCGGATCGGCGCTCGCCGCATCGAAGTGCTGAACATGAATTCATGCGCCATTAATTCCACCAGCGAGGTGTAAACCAGGATACCCGCAGAGATGGAATCGAAAACGCCGTTGACGATCAATGTGGTACGGCCTTCCGGTGGGTAGCTGTTGCGCACGCCTAGTCCGATGGCGATAGCGATTGGAGTAGACAGGCCAAATGCGAGCGCGAGAAGATATGGAGTGAATCGTTTCGAGTGCGGCCATGGAATGGTTGCGAGCCTGGACCCAAGACCGAGGCCTTCGAAAGTTTGGTGGAAGAGGAGGACCACGTAGAGAGTTTTGAATTCTTCACCGGCGACGGCGAGAGTGAGGCCGATGAAAATGGAGTGGAAGATGATGCCGAACTCGAGGATGAAGACTGATGTAAGCTGAGCACTGTAGTCCTCGATTAGAGCCGTGTGGGCGCCATCGAAGGGGTCGGAGCCAGCGTCGGAGGGGTGGTCGTGTGAGTGATCTAGGTGATCTGGTCCTGGGCGGTGAGCCCTGGGGTTCTTTTCGGCCCGGGAAACTACGCCAGCCTCGGTCTGACGATCTCCTGGAGACTCGTCATGATGGCCATGGCCGAAATGTGCGTACCGGATGACCATGAGCTCGAGGAAGAACAGAAGTATAACGGTTATCAACATGATCCCTTCAACCCACGGATACTCCGTGATCGGGCCGGTAAGACATGGGTTGCTAAGGGCCTCATGGGCAGGAGCCAGTAAGTGAATAAACGATGTGGCCACGATGACACCAGAACCAAAGAACTTTGCGACAAAGAACACCCAGGACGGCACACGAGGTTTTCTGCTGTTGTGACGCGAGTGTGGATCCTGTCGAACAAGGACGGGGAGGAGAGCCCCTAATAGGGAGCCCGCCAAGATCACAAATACAGCAGAGACGCGCAGGCCCAGATGGCCATCGAATTCATTGCCAGTATCGCAGGCAGGAGCTGGTTCACTGGGTTGTTCCTGGCGGCTGGCGAGTGTCAAGAGATGATCCATGGTCTTGGAGCGACTCTCGAGAAACGTTCAGAGAGCTGGAAAGGATTGATTATTCTGTATTGAGGGGGGTGAACCGCCAGTGTCCAAAAAGAAGTAGCGCAGGAAttatcaaattgaaaaggAGGTGGTGCGTGACAAGGGGCAGAGTATATATCTGCACGATGGAAAAGCAAATATGAGGGGGACCAAGGGATGGCGACTCCGCCAACTTTTTCgtgcaaaaaagaaaaaaaaaaaagaaaaaaaagaaaaaaagtgtAAATATCACAAGAAGTGACCACTTGTGGGGTTTCCACCGCTTGTCTATAACTACTTTCGGACGGGAAAAATGGAGCTTTGACGTTAAAAAGTGGAGGGATAGCAGGGAATATGATTCCTTCACAATGGTGAGAATTATCCGAGCGATGAACTTGAGACAACTGCAGGACCAATCGAGCTCCTCAACAGCAGCTTCCCCGCAACAACTTTGACAGCTGACAGGATCCCACTAGTGACGATAAGCTCTATCGCGTGTCGCTTGGGTGAGCTTGAGGGGGGAGGAAAAACGTGGGAAAGGGTGGGTGTGTGCTGGCGCAATGAGGATAGCGCAGCGGCCGCCCAATCGTCTCGTGGACCGAAAATTGCCAGCAACAAGGGTGTGCTGAAGTCTCCGGGATGGCGTCCTCGTATATCCCTCGTGAGCGCggtattttctttttacacCACCACGCCAGTGCGGCCAATAGTCGTCAGAGGGGAACAGAGGGAACGAGCAGGGTCTCGAGCCTAACGGGAGACGATGCGCAGGGCGGTTTCCAGAATCGATAATGGGGGGGGGTCGCGGAGCTTTGCAGGGAGATGCCAGGCAAAAGGCGGGCGGTGGGCTTAAGTACTGTAGAGATTTCTGAGCGGGAGAAGGGTTTTCGGGGCGTGTGGGGGAACCGCAGACAGCGGCAGAGGGAGGACCTTGGTAGCGGGCCTGCGATGTCGTAGACGACAAGAGAGCGTTTTGGGCGaactcaaaaaaaaacagtAGAAAGATGAGGTGAGGACCTTGGGAGTGACCATTTTCTCGGCTGCTCATTGGCCAGGAGGTGTTGAAAAAAATCTCCAGCTTCCGCCAACCAGAGCGCGTAGAATAAAAAATCGCGGGGGACCTTGGGGGAAAATTGCTAAGAAAGAACGAGGGGCACTCCTTCTCTGATTGGCCTGCTTGCTTGCCGTCTTCATCACTGCATCCCGCTTTCTGGCTGGCAAGCGCGGCCGACGggtactttttttttttttttttttttcccttgatttgatttgattgtaattttttctttctttttctttttctttttcttttttttggttctgtCTCGCTATGGACCGTGGTTGGCCAGTTCAAGTGGTGAGACGTGTTCGTTTGTCGCGCTGGAGGGACCGGCGACtaggaggaggaggaggaggcagGAGAAAATCAAGGGTTGCTTGTGAAGACCACTGGGATGAAGAGAATATAAAAAGGCATACTTTGAACATCAGAAAAAGCATCACAGTCCCAGCATGGAGCCAACCTCCCCCAGGTCGAACGGCTTCCCGGATGAACCCTTTTCGCCCTTTTCCTCGCCATCATCACCGCCGGCTTCTTCGTTCTCCGCTGACGAACTGGAATGATCATCTTCCGTTCCGAAGCTCACCTGTAAGGGCCCGGCCGTGAAGAGGTAGACCATGAACATCCCCAGTCCCAAGGCCACGGTCGCTGCAGACGTCAAGGCTTCGCGTTTATAGCCGTCAGCGAGTGCCAGTACTTCCTCCGACTCGAGTGATTTATCCTGGCCCATCTGCTTCAGTCGCCTGCTGAGACGGATATCTTTTACCACCGGAATCGAGTCTGCGATCCCCTCGAATATGCGCAGCCCAATACCTCCTAGGCTGATTCTCTCGGGGATCTGCCACGGTAGCCGTGAGCCAGTTCCGGCTTGAATACCAGAGAGCACTGCAGCCGCGTCTACCGAGCCTCCAAAGCATCTGCCACCGAGTTTCTTCACATATGCGCCCAGGCGCGGTGCCTGCGCCTGGATGTCGTCTTTCAGCCAGGGAAACGGTAACTCTGGAACCATAGCCAGCGACAGATATCCCAAGGCCAGGCAATCCAAGCTCGATGGTATATTGTCAGAAAGGAGATACCCTTTCTTTTCTAACATCTCCTGTAGCGGTTCCACAAACGATGCCGTCAGGCCTTCCAGCCGGATCCGGGACTTCTGTGATGGCTTGCCCAGGAGGCCGCTTACGGTTTGACGCGGCCTCGTTGCTAGGCTCTTTGGTATCTGACCAGCGGCCACCGAGTTAATATCTCTTCCTTGTTGCCGTTCCTCTTCAACAGCATCCAAATCCAACGACGATAGCCCCAGGTGCTCCGTCCTCGCTTTAGCCTGCGATCTCACTTGGGGAGGGATAATCCATTGATTGGGCCACTGGAGAAGAGTCCCGTACGCAGGAGATGTAACAGAAGTGTAGTTGTCGCTCGACACGTAGAGAGAGAGATCGATAAGCGACTGGCCATGAAGTTCGAGGAAAGATGAAAACCTGCAAGGCGATTTCCGTATGAGCATATGCACAATCCACCAGTAGTGATGTGAATGGCTGGGGTGAATGTGATATTGGGAGGCAAAAGCATACGCAACACAATCCGCCTGCTCGCCAGGTCCCATCCACCGATCCAGGTCCCATTCTCCATCGGAATATTGCTTCAAAAATGCCACGATATTTCGAAACCCGCTAATCCACCTTGAGCCCGTCCATACCGCAGGGAGTTCATCTGCATTGCGGTCAGCATGGCCATTCCTGTCTCTGCAAGCTGATATAAGATCGTGACGACAATCGGCACATACTTGTAGGCACTATCTTCGGATCACTGCCTGGAACCAGCACCCATTCTGGTGAGCCATTTGTAGGCAGCGCGAGAGCAAAATAAGCGATGGTGGCAAGGCACTGGGCGTCAATTGAAGGCAATCCGAAAGCCGGACCCCAAGTATGGAGCTCCAACACCATCTTGTTGCTTTCCAGCTAGGTTTGTTCTTTGGATCAGGACGTGAAAACACAATCAAGTGACAGATACAAAGGGAATAACCTCAGTATAACCACAGTACCACAGACAGACACATATGAAATGATTTGCGGGGTCTCAAAAGACCAATCTATCAAGAGATGTAGCTTCTTTCTCGCGCTGCGAAATTCTTTGGTGGTTCAATGGAATCAAGCCTTGTGTCACGTGAGGCACTAGGGAACAGCAACATCCAATCTGGCGATGAGAAGAGCATTCCGTTGATTGCCCATGCATTCCGGGACACCACAttgagaaaaaaaatgaaaagatgTGGAATAAATATTAGTCTAAGAATCTACCAAAAAAAGGGTGTAAGATGATTATGGTCCCATTGAGGGGAACTCGCAACGTTGGTGTTGTTAGCACGACACTTCAACTAGCTAACCTACGGGACTGTTGTCTGGTATGAGCTTATCTCAAGAAATGTCGACTCAATCGATCGCAGATGATACCATTCGGTATCCCGGCTAAAGACCACGCCAGATCCCGATCGATCCCTTTTTCTCAGTAAAATCGGGCTAGCTAGATCAGTTTACTTCCGCCCTTAGACCCCATCGACTGCCAAGCAATTTTCATCCTGAAATTCTCCCAAGGCAAAGCCGGTAAGCAAAATTCATTAATCGACTCTAGAGAATACCGTGGTTTCCCCCTCAGTGAAGCCTGCAGGATATTATGCCCGAATCAATTTGCGCTCGGCCGAAATGTTCAACCGAGCAATCCCCCGAAGGGCCGTAAATTTTCTGCAACTCTCGGGCGGAACATCCCCGAACAGAGACAAGGGAGGACATACAaattaaatatcttcacGTATCGCCCGGGGAGGGATCACCTTCCCCATGAGCTTTGTAGCTCCCCTGAAAACAGCTTGCACACGGATCACAAGCGGATAGCCTtcccggggggggggggggggggggggggggggaatgcTGGGCGGGAATCATTTCTCCTTTATGAATGGCCGGAGTTAAGGGGAAGAGATCGGCAACCGCAGATCATATGCAATGGACAGTTTACCGCCCAGGGGCATGGATCAATTACCGCTCATGCATTGGAAAacactgtactccgtattagAATAGAAAATCTATGGTTATGATGATAGGTGGTTCTCCCTCTATTGATTGCTTCATACTGCGTTAAACCATATGCATATATGGGCCTATTACATTAACATTATATGACCTCCATCCCCTCATCTCTTGAacagggggaaaaaaaaaaggagaaataACAAAtaacagcagcagcatcgagataaggaaaaaaaaaaaggtaaacaTGAAAAGAGGTAACAAGGTAACTGCAATCAAAACTGAAGAATTTTGAAAAAGCAGACAGCAGAAATTCCAGGCCCTTATTTTCACTCAACATTACGAATTCATGGGAAAAATGTGAAAAGGCAAATGATACCAATTAAGACACGAGCAAGAAGGCACCGAAACTggatgaaaaaaaaaaaagaaaaaatagaaaaagtTGAGCGAAGACCGAAGAAGGAAGGTGTCCCATGTATCATGCATTAAAAACATCGGTATATAATTCTCCTCCAAGGGTAGGTCTGGGATTCTCTTTGCGGAAGCAGCCAAATGCAAGAAAAGTCGACAACAACAAGCTCACAAATCAAGCGAGGAACGGAGCGCGGAGTAGTCGCATGAAGCGCGAAGAGGTCAATGCGGGAAAAAGAGGGATTCAGCGGCGAGATCCCCCCCCCAGGTCCATGTGACCCACTGCGTTCATCTACTATGGTCTGGGCCTGCGCTTGGGGGGATGGGCTCTTGGATGCACGCACAGCCGGAAAGACGCAGGCGAGCGCAGTTGAACTGCTGGCCGCGCTCGGGAGagtggggtagaggtggGCGGGTTTTCTCTGGCGTTGGGATCGAAAAGCTGGAGCAGGATGCATGGCGGCCGGCCAAGGCTAGGTGCGGGACAAGGATTTAGCGGAAGCAGGGTCGCGGAAGTGGCGTCGCGTAGTGAGCAAGGGCAGTGCAAGGCGGATCACCCGATTTAGAATCATCAGACGCCGGCTTTTGCGCCTGCGTGTTCtcttgtcttttctttctgtttttttccccctcctgTGTAGCATGGATggggatgatgatgatg includes:
- a CDS encoding uncharacterized protein (EggNog:ENOG410PFZ2~COG:P~TransMembrane:8 (o35-55i76-96o116-136i210-231o237-259i271-291o303-322i343-362o)~BUSCO:9397at33183), whose translation is MDHLLTLASRQEQPSEPAPACDTGNEFDGHLGLRVSAVFVILAGSLLGALLPVLVRQDPHSRHNSRKPRVPSWVFFVAKFFGSGVIVATSFIHLLAPAHEALSNPCLTGPITEYPWVEGIMLITVILLFFLELMVIRYAHFGHGHHDESPGDRQTEAGVVSRAEKNPRAHRPGPDHLDHSHDHPSDAGSDPFDGAHTALIEDYSAQLTSVFILEFGIIFHSIFIGLTLAVAGEEFKTLYVVLLFHQTFEGLGLGSRLATIPWPHSKRFTPYLLALAFGLSTPIAIAIGLGVRNSYPPEGRTTLIVNGVFDSISAGILVYTSLVELMAHEFMFSTSMRRAPIRTVLAAFGLLCLGAALMALLGKWA
- a CDS encoding uncharacterized protein (EggNog:ENOG410PR82~COG:U~TransMembrane:1 (o371-390i)~BUSCO:7210at33183) produces the protein MVLELHTWGPAFGLPSIDAQCLATIAYFALALPTNGSPEWVLVPGSDPKIVPTNELPAVWTGSRWISGFRNIVAFLKQYSDGEWDLDRWMGPGEQADCVAFSSFLELHGQSLIDLSLYVSSDNYTSVTSPAYGTLLQWPNQWIIPPQVRSQAKARTEHLGLSSLDLDAVEEERQQGRDINSVAAGQIPKSLATRPRQTVSGLLGKPSQKSRIRLEGLTASFVEPLQEMLEKKGYLLSDNIPSSLDCLALGYLSLAMVPELPFPWLKDDIQAQAPRLGAYVKKLGGRCFGGSVDAAAVLSGIQAGTGSRLPWQIPERISLGGIGLRIFEGIADSIPVVKDIRLSRRLKQMGQDKSLESEEVLALADGYKREALTSAATVALGLGMFMVYLFTAGPLQVSFGTEDDHSSSSAENEEAGGDDGEEKGEKGSSGKPFDLGEVGSMLGL
- a CDS encoding uncharacterized protein (EggNog:ENOG410PYN0); amino-acid sequence: MAYSTTDRRRVYLACRAIFSGQNAQVRKAKKVREIVEKRQATIPLVKDFGIAKVVEILRLLLENGVFQSDLKAKVEFPELFHSFPDRDAQRTVTEKCAAQSVAEALDEIMSMGGPADKQDNAGGIEDRELIPPAVKPLPAFEELKPAAEEDYPPSLYPSYFPYKAQHNILTIVQSTLEDCCFEFAKKWIPSVLDSNGWDCAEAVELTKWTSILHSHSNNLSPSALQITGPPLRDILSSAHRIRHTAVHRLPTTARGISQLVETAVKYTETLQDSVRSLQLDELHNEIDSKIKAMEMNKNALEDTVCQELDIIRQKREELDRKEAYLIEKMKKDDRENKALIGSLLEDSIRRIFSENEPQATMEDDEDNAGSRSNDEANGYGW
- a CDS encoding uncharacterized protein (EggNog:ENOG410PR6I~COG:S); translation: MHHPNENEHGTDLAPDGSTSGLADMESVTTCAGRHTNMNNHDTRRHELDDIYRNILQSDFRQILQEPRPRLETLLKSGLSQDGQAEERICSSRINAGGMEFSFAARLGDSDAGSFPVTPRRQTPSKASTKPSPSSPFDFSAMQTEISDMAVNLKAAKPVGGQKSPNKNESIEDAAHFLQKMPFNESRLATILPTAVRARILESSEFCISLTKQGRRCKNKHKDLSNEATDILKGLASLNVQSDWKDIYPKLESIVKMLMCSQTHAKTGVKELLALDGQMTELERKRDNGLGPIRDCLLDLVEPWFEKICKNSDTEINKLREDQDQRAKAEAEDFSQETPSKAMGKSTLGLQYNLGTFLPYQPEAVRSLSIKEAIRQELEAPLSCRDLDSKHIYIYWSTGNFGLVKIGVSDDVSSRLQKWGKQCQHEVKELWREDIFVKHAYRVEKLVQTELKEVRLKVKCKGCDRSHREWFKTSSEHAGKVIRKYSSWAASMPYQFDEQSNKWGLNNNVGDNMLEDLCEPIPFPELKFKSPRRTRRSIAKSGKSAL